The following nucleotide sequence is from Solidesulfovibrio carbinolicus.
CCAGGCATTGGGGGTCCATGATACGGCTAACGTCGCGGCGGGAAAACAGGGCCAGCCCGTACTGGGAGCTGAGCAGCCGGTCGAGGTGGTGGCTCATGATGAGGCCCTCGGGACGGCCATCGCGCACCACCACCACGGCCTGGGCCGCCTCGTCGGCGTCGAAGAAGCGTTTGACCTCGCCGACCTGGGCGTCGTGGGGCACCTGGTTCGGCCGTTCGGCCAGATCGCTTATGGGCGAGGCGCACTTGAGGCCGTCCACGGCCTGGTTGGAGCCGGACACGATGGCCAGGCGCACGTCCTCGGCCGGCGTGGCCGGAACCGTCGCCGGCCGGCCGAGGAAATACCCCTGGCCGAAATGCGCGCCCAGGCGGATGAGGCAGGCCAGCTCCGATTCGGTCTCGATGCCCTCGGCCACGATGCGGCAGCCGATTTTCTCGGCAAAGGCCAGCATGGTTTCCAAAAGCGCCCGCTTGACCGGGTTGGCGTCGATGCCGCGCACCAGGGACATGTCGATCTTCATGAAATCGGGTTTGATCTCGGCGATGGAGGCCAGGCCGGAATAGCCGGTGCCCACGTCGTCCACGGCCACGCCATAACCGGCGTCGCGGTAGTGGGCCAGGGTGCGGTGGAAGAGGTTGAAATCCTTGACGCTGTGGCGTTCGGTGATCTCCAGCACCACGTCGCGCGGCTCCATGCCGTACTTGTCCAGAAGCTTTCGGGTCTCGCCCGGGGTAAACGCCGGGTCGAGCATGGTGCGGGGGTGGATGTTGCAAAAAAGCCTGGCCCCTTCCTGGCGGGCCGAAAACCCGCCGATGGCCGCCTCGCGGCAGGCCTTTTCCAGGGCGAACACCGAGGCGGATTCCTCGGCGAAATCGAACAGCATGGCCGGCGAGGCAAAGACGCTCTCAGCCGGCCCCCGGGCCAGGGCCTCCCAGGCGAACACCGTGCCGCTTCGCAGATTGACGATGGGCTGGTAGACCGCCCGCACCCGGCCGAGTTCGAGGATCTCGCGGAATTCGCGCTGCATGGGCGAGGCGCATTTGCCGGCCTCGCTGCGGGCCAGCCGGGAGGCCTCGGCCAGGGCCGAGGCCAGGGCCATATCCAGGCCGCCCGCGCCGCCGAGCACCAGGGCCGCGCCGCCGCGCAGCTCCATCTCCTGGCCGGTCAGGCGCATGGCCTCAACCCGAAGCCGCCCCCGAACCTCCAGGCGCAGTCCCGCCGTGGTGCGTTCCAGGGCGTCGAGCGCCGCCCCGTTGCCGCCGACAACCAGGAGCGCCCGACCAGGGTCCAGGCGTTCGACCAGGCAGACCGGCAGCGCCGACAAACGGGCCGAGGCCACGGCCCGAACCTCGCGCTCCAGGGCATCGCCCAAAGCTTCGGCGACCTCCGGGCGGACCAGGCGTCGCATCAGGGAAAAATCCTGGATTTCGAGCAAAACGACCCCAAGGGCCCCGCCAATGCCCATATGGCCGGCCACCTGGGCCCGGCGTTTGCCCCGCAGCAGTTGCGGAGCCTGGGCAACGGGAGCGGCTGCTCCCTCGGGGATGAAACGCTGTTCGAAGCGCGGCGAAAACTGCATAAACGTCCTGAGCATGGCTGCCTCGATGTTGGCCCGGCCAAGGGGCGGCCGAACGCCCTGCTTTATCCTGGCCGCCGCCAGGCGCCGGCCGCGTCCGACCGACGTTTTCGCGACGATTGCGTGACGCG
It contains:
- a CDS encoding bifunctional diguanylate cyclase/phosphodiesterase, which gives rise to MLRTFMQFSPRFEQRFIPEGAAAPVAQAPQLLRGKRRAQVAGHMGIGGALGVVLLEIQDFSLMRRLVRPEVAEALGDALEREVRAVASARLSALPVCLVERLDPGRALLVVGGNGAALDALERTTAGLRLEVRGRLRVEAMRLTGQEMELRGGAALVLGGAGGLDMALASALAEASRLARSEAGKCASPMQREFREILELGRVRAVYQPIVNLRSGTVFAWEALARGPAESVFASPAMLFDFAEESASVFALEKACREAAIGGFSARQEGARLFCNIHPRTMLDPAFTPGETRKLLDKYGMEPRDVVLEITERHSVKDFNLFHRTLAHYRDAGYGVAVDDVGTGYSGLASIAEIKPDFMKIDMSLVRGIDANPVKRALLETMLAFAEKIGCRIVAEGIETESELACLIRLGAHFGQGYFLGRPATVPATPAEDVRLAIVSGSNQAVDGLKCASPISDLAERPNQVPHDAQVGEVKRFFDADEAAQAVVVVRDGRPEGLIMSHHLDRLLSSQYGLALFSRRDVSRIMDPQCLAVEWDTPVEVAAQAAMARDRDKLYDPILVTCRGRLSGIVSVQKILDALACVQVEMAKGANPLTGLPGNVAIEREIARRAVVGTPACLVYVDLDNFKVFNDVYGFQNGDKAILMTARILAEALASKGGEDDFLGHVGGDDFVLLCACDTVEPVCRAAIDAFAAASPALYGPEDRERGYIEGQGRDGRLGRFGLLTVSMGVIDCAFAVAVTMDELGQRAAAVKKFAKSRQGNSLVRDRRNPLGLPGDPSERRVGGEGVGEKEERMPPAAGGLRPPDPPNGENG